The following coding sequences are from one Epilithonimonas vandammei window:
- a CDS encoding GDCCVxC domain-containing (seleno)protein translates to MEIKLQSVITCPNCGYKKEETMPTDACQYFYECENCKTRLKPLQGDCCVYCSYGTVPCPPIQQDKKCC, encoded by the coding sequence ATGGAAATTAAATTACAATCAGTAATAACTTGTCCAAACTGCGGATACAAAAAAGAGGAAACAATGCCGACAGATGCTTGCCAATATTTTTATGAATGTGAAAATTGCAAGACGAGATTAAAACCATTGCAAGGCGATTGTTGTGTGTATTGCAGTTACGGGACTGTTCCTTGTCCTCCAATACAACAAGACAAAAAATGCTGTTGA
- a CDS encoding Fur family transcriptional regulator, which translates to MTELENVLQQRNIKPTAMRLLVVEKLLKQQYAVSHKELAEQFEKADSVTLFRTLKIFLEHKLIHTIDDGSGVVKYALCQSGCNCDLSELHTHFYCTDCKHTFCLTETEIPNIKIPQNFKLEGANLVLKGKCDRCS; encoded by the coding sequence ATGACTGAATTAGAAAATGTTTTACAACAAAGAAATATAAAGCCCACAGCAATGCGTTTGTTGGTAGTAGAAAAATTATTGAAACAACAATATGCGGTAAGCCATAAAGAGTTGGCAGAACAGTTTGAAAAAGCAGATAGTGTTACCTTATTCAGAACACTCAAAATATTTCTGGAACACAAACTTATCCACACCATTGATGATGGAAGTGGGGTGGTAAAATATGCACTTTGTCAATCCGGATGTAATTGCGATTTATCAGAACTACACACACATTTTTATTGTACCGACTGTAAACATACTTTTTGTCTTACCGAAACTGAAATTCCAAACATCAAAATTCCCCAAAACTTCAAATTAGAAGGTGCTAATTTGGTCCTAAAAGGTAAATGCGACCGTTGTAGCTAA
- a CDS encoding CusA/CzcA family heavy metal efflux RND transporter, which translates to MLDSIIKFSIKNKLVIGIMTLLLIIWGSWSITKLPIDAVPDITNNQVQIITVCPTLAGQEVEQLVTFPIEQSIANIPDIEETRSISRFGLSVITVVFKDKVDIYFARQLISEKLKQAAEEIPEGIGKPELAPVSTGLGEVYQYIIHPKKGSEKKYNAKDLRTMQDWIVARQLFGTPGIAEVNSFGGELKQYEVAVNPNRLKAMGVSVTDIFTALEKNNQNTGGAYIDKKPNAYFIRGIGLVTSLDDVKNISVKKDGGSIPIFIKDVADVRFGNAVRYGAMTYNGEVDAVGGVVMMLKGSNSNEVVNRIKEKLPVIQKSLPNDIIIEPYLDRTDLVGRAIDTVEKNLIEGALIVIFVLVLFLGNLRAGLIVASAIPLSLLFALGMMNVFGVSANLMSLGAIDFGLIVDGAVIIVEATLHHLGLRKSTQRLTQQEMDNEVFTSASKIRNSAAFGEIIILIVYIPILTLVGVEGKMFRPMAQTVGFAIFGALILSLTYIPMMCALFLSKKPVHKETISDRMMNWLQRKYQPLLEKAIRIKYWLVGITVAIFAFSLFLFSRMGGEFIPQLQEGDFAFHCILPQGSSLSQSIETSMQASRIIKEFDEVKMVVGKTGAAEVPTDPMPPEATDLMVILKPQSEWKSHRTYDELADAINEKLEAIPGVFFEKNQPIQMRFNELMTGIRQDVAVKIFGENLDTLALNADKVSKVIQTVEGATSPQVERVSGLPQINVEYDRTRLANYGITVEDVNNVVSTAFAGKSAGVVFENERRFDLVVRLDSVYRSSIEDVNNLMIPTSSGNQIPLSQVATIDYKLGPAQISREAGKRRIVIGFNVADRDVQSVVEEIQQKLNTQVKLPPGYYFTYGGQFENLQEASNRLMIAVPVSLLLIFVLLYFTFRSFKQAGLIFTAIPMSAIGGILALLLRGMPFSISAGIGFIALFGVAVLNGIVLIGTFNQLEKEGVKDVFKRVIEGTKIRLRPVLMTATVASLGFLPMALSSSAGAEVQKPLATVVIGGLVTATFLTLFVLPLLYIIFNSKIKLKRKLKVKPITTIIVLLVSSVGFTANAQTKNLSTVDEAINIALQNNQSIKASDLDIQSSKALKKTANELPKLNFDAQLGQYNSPKFDQSYSISQNIPFPTLFKARKELMQEQIKGKEISKELSVNEMAKQIRTLYYQIEYLKYNESELSKLDSLYQDFIRIATVRYNAGDIKKIEINTAETQKGEINLLLQQNTVLLGNAYKQLKILLNTQDNFEISMAKKYEPLRIETIVDSTTISRHPSIRAFYQEMEILEKSKKVEKSEGLPDFTLGYTNQSLIGIQDFKNGERYANSGTRFSYVNIGVAIPLTFGATKARIQSLDFQKQMAESNAKFQQQQISAQLANTLSQYEQDIRQYEYYRNQAIPNAEKIVKAAQLGYRTGEISYMEYLFALQTATNIQLKSLEAIQKVNESVININALINQ; encoded by the coding sequence GTGTTAGACAGTATCATAAAATTCAGTATTAAAAACAAGCTTGTCATTGGAATAATGACCTTGTTACTTATCATTTGGGGAAGTTGGAGTATTACCAAATTACCCATTGATGCCGTACCCGATATTACTAATAATCAGGTGCAAATAATTACGGTTTGCCCTACATTGGCAGGGCAAGAAGTAGAACAATTAGTAACCTTCCCTATTGAGCAAAGCATTGCCAATATTCCAGATATTGAAGAAACAAGGAGTATTTCAAGATTTGGCTTATCGGTAATTACAGTAGTATTTAAAGATAAAGTAGACATTTATTTTGCCCGTCAGTTGATCAGTGAAAAGCTCAAGCAGGCAGCAGAGGAAATTCCGGAAGGTATTGGCAAGCCAGAACTTGCACCAGTAAGTACCGGATTGGGAGAAGTCTATCAATACATCATCCATCCGAAAAAAGGCAGTGAAAAAAAATACAATGCAAAAGACCTACGCACAATGCAGGATTGGATTGTAGCTCGTCAGCTTTTCGGTACACCCGGAATTGCCGAAGTAAATAGTTTTGGTGGCGAACTGAAACAATATGAAGTAGCAGTAAATCCCAATCGCTTAAAAGCTATGGGGGTAAGTGTTACCGACATTTTTACCGCATTAGAAAAAAACAATCAAAATACTGGTGGTGCATATATCGACAAAAAACCAAACGCTTATTTCATCCGAGGTATCGGTTTGGTAACTTCATTGGATGATGTCAAAAATATCAGTGTAAAAAAAGATGGAGGCAGTATTCCCATTTTTATAAAAGACGTAGCAGATGTACGTTTTGGAAATGCGGTAAGATATGGAGCAATGACCTACAATGGCGAAGTGGATGCCGTAGGTGGTGTAGTGATGATGCTTAAGGGGTCAAACAGCAACGAGGTTGTTAACCGTATCAAAGAAAAGTTGCCGGTTATTCAAAAATCTTTGCCTAATGATATTATTATAGAGCCTTACTTGGACAGAACAGATCTTGTCGGGAGGGCAATTGATACTGTAGAAAAAAATCTTATTGAAGGAGCATTGATCGTTATTTTCGTTCTGGTTTTATTTTTAGGAAACTTGAGAGCAGGACTGATCGTAGCGTCTGCCATTCCATTATCATTACTCTTTGCTTTGGGAATGATGAATGTTTTTGGAGTGAGTGCCAATTTGATGAGTTTGGGAGCAATAGATTTTGGATTAATTGTAGATGGTGCGGTAATTATTGTAGAAGCCACATTGCATCATTTAGGTTTAAGGAAATCTACACAAAGGCTCACACAGCAAGAAATGGATAATGAAGTATTTACCTCAGCTTCCAAAATTCGTAATAGTGCCGCATTTGGCGAAATCATTATTTTAATCGTTTACATTCCTATCCTTACGTTGGTTGGTGTTGAAGGAAAAATGTTTCGGCCAATGGCACAAACAGTAGGTTTTGCCATATTTGGAGCATTGATATTATCTCTAACCTATATCCCGATGATGTGTGCTTTATTCCTATCTAAGAAGCCAGTACACAAAGAAACTATTTCAGATCGAATGATGAATTGGCTACAAAGAAAATACCAGCCATTGTTAGAAAAAGCCATCAGAATAAAATATTGGCTAGTAGGTATAACCGTTGCCATATTTGCTTTTAGCCTTTTTTTATTCAGCCGAATGGGTGGCGAATTTATACCACAGTTACAGGAAGGAGATTTTGCCTTTCATTGCATTTTGCCACAAGGAAGTTCATTGAGCCAGAGTATAGAAACCTCAATGCAAGCTTCAAGAATTATTAAAGAATTTGACGAAGTAAAAATGGTAGTAGGCAAAACCGGAGCCGCAGAAGTACCAACCGACCCAATGCCACCTGAAGCGACAGATTTAATGGTTATTTTAAAACCGCAAAGTGAATGGAAATCACATAGAACTTATGATGAATTAGCTGATGCTATTAATGAAAAACTGGAAGCAATACCTGGTGTATTTTTCGAAAAGAACCAGCCAATACAAATGCGTTTCAATGAGTTGATGACAGGTATTAGGCAAGATGTTGCAGTAAAAATATTTGGAGAAAATTTAGATACGCTTGCCTTGAATGCTGATAAGGTTAGTAAGGTTATACAAACAGTAGAAGGCGCTACATCTCCACAAGTAGAACGTGTGAGTGGCTTACCGCAAATAAATGTGGAATATGACCGTACTCGCTTAGCCAATTACGGAATAACAGTGGAAGATGTGAACAATGTGGTAAGCACTGCGTTTGCAGGTAAAAGCGCAGGTGTGGTTTTTGAGAACGAAAGAAGATTTGATTTGGTAGTTCGATTAGATAGTGTTTACAGAAGCAGTATTGAAGACGTAAACAATCTGATGATACCTACCTCCTCAGGCAATCAAATTCCGCTTTCGCAAGTAGCAACTATTGATTACAAATTAGGACCGGCACAGATAAGCCGTGAAGCAGGAAAACGTAGAATTGTAATCGGATTCAACGTTGCAGATAGGGATGTACAAAGTGTGGTAGAAGAAATTCAGCAAAAATTAAATACACAGGTAAAATTACCACCGGGCTACTATTTCACGTATGGCGGTCAATTTGAAAACTTGCAGGAAGCCAGTAACCGATTAATGATAGCCGTTCCGGTTTCTTTGTTATTGATTTTTGTATTGCTTTATTTCACGTTCCGATCCTTTAAACAGGCAGGCTTAATATTTACAGCTATCCCAATGAGTGCGATCGGTGGTATATTGGCTTTATTGCTTCGTGGTATGCCGTTCAGCATCAGTGCAGGAATTGGATTTATTGCTTTGTTTGGTGTAGCAGTGCTCAACGGAATTGTATTGATAGGCACTTTCAACCAATTAGAAAAAGAAGGTGTAAAAGATGTTTTCAAACGAGTAATAGAAGGAACTAAAATCCGACTGCGACCAGTATTGATGACAGCAACCGTAGCCAGTTTAGGATTTTTACCAATGGCATTGAGCAGTAGTGCGGGTGCAGAAGTACAAAAGCCTTTAGCCACAGTGGTAATTGGCGGATTAGTTACAGCAACATTCCTTACCCTGTTTGTACTGCCATTACTCTATATCATTTTCAATTCAAAAATTAAATTAAAAAGAAAACTTAAAGTGAAACCCATTACAACCATCATTGTTTTACTGGTATCATCAGTAGGTTTTACAGCAAACGCACAGACGAAAAATCTATCCACTGTTGATGAAGCGATAAACATTGCATTACAAAATAATCAAAGTATTAAAGCATCCGATTTGGACATTCAATCATCCAAAGCTCTGAAGAAAACAGCAAATGAGCTTCCAAAATTAAATTTTGATGCACAATTAGGGCAATACAACAGTCCAAAATTCGATCAGTCGTATTCTATTTCACAAAATATTCCATTTCCTACACTTTTTAAGGCTCGAAAAGAGCTTATGCAAGAACAAATAAAAGGAAAAGAAATTTCAAAAGAATTATCCGTGAATGAAATGGCAAAGCAGATCAGAACTTTATATTATCAAATTGAATATTTAAAATATAATGAATCTGAATTAAGCAAGTTAGATAGTTTGTATCAAGATTTTATCCGAATTGCAACTGTTCGCTATAACGCAGGAGATATTAAAAAAATTGAAATTAATACAGCCGAAACGCAGAAAGGAGAAATTAATTTGTTGCTTCAGCAAAATACTGTTTTACTAGGGAACGCTTACAAGCAATTAAAAATCTTACTCAATACTCAAGATAATTTTGAAATTTCAATGGCTAAAAAATATGAACCGTTGAGAATAGAAACCATTGTAGATTCCACAACAATTTCGAGACATCCATCAATTCGAGCATTTTATCAAGAAATGGAAATTTTAGAAAAATCAAAAAAAGTAGAAAAATCAGAAGGTTTACCGGATTTTACTTTAGGATATACCAACCAATCATTGATCGGAATCCAAGATTTTAAAAATGGTGAACGTTATGCAAACTCTGGAACCCGTTTTAGTTACGTAAATATTGGTGTTGCAATTCCTTTAACTTTTGGAGCAACAAAAGCAAGAATACAATCTTTAGATTTTCAAAAACAGATGGCGGAAAGTAATGCAAAATTTCAGCAACAACAGATTTCTGCTCAATTGGCCAATACATTAAGTCAATATGAGCAAGATATTCGGCAGTATGAATACTATCGCAATCAAGCCATCCCTAACGCCGAAAAAATTGTGAAAGCAGCACAATTGGGGTATAGGACTGGTGAAATTAGCTATATGGAATACTTATTTGCCCTGCAAACCGCTACAAATATTCAACTAAAATCCTTAGAAGCCATTCAAAAAGTAAATGAATCGGTCATCAATATAAATGCATTAATAAACCAATAA
- a CDS encoding efflux RND transporter periplasmic adaptor subunit, translating to MKFYKHIFIYSALAIFLWSCGNNEKKNVEPEKPNSEAKEKPTEETPTIAMLTEEEMKMVGITLGTYEMKELTATIKANGNLRVPNNSKAVVTSLYGGIIRRLSVQIGDYIRKGQVVATISNPDFIRLQEQYLTVNSRITFAEQEYRRQKELFDNDAGAKKNLQSSSTELNSLRTQRASIQRQLQLMGISPSKVNNGNLRDGLVIVSPISGYVSNVIAQIGSYVDIASPILDVIDNNSLHLDLQVFEKDLPKIKVGQVVHFYLTNNPEAEYDAKVYSIGSSFSNDNKTISVHCSVNGNKKGLIDGMNITGIVSLSNVTTPAVPNDAIVNADGKYYIFVQTDKKAEEHHEEESHKEDEETEHKEDTSNINFEKVEVLKGVSDMGYTAVTFVNEIPANAKIVVKGAFFVNAKLSNAGGHEH from the coding sequence ATGAAATTTTATAAACATATATTCATCTATTCAGCCTTAGCTATTTTTTTATGGAGTTGTGGTAATAATGAAAAGAAAAATGTAGAACCCGAAAAGCCTAATTCGGAAGCTAAAGAAAAACCTACAGAAGAAACTCCAACAATAGCAATGCTAACAGAGGAAGAAATGAAAATGGTTGGAATTACTTTGGGAACTTATGAAATGAAAGAACTTACTGCAACTATAAAAGCGAATGGAAATCTGCGTGTTCCTAATAACAGTAAAGCAGTAGTAACTTCTTTGTATGGTGGAATTATCAGAAGATTATCTGTACAAATTGGTGATTATATAAGAAAAGGACAAGTGGTAGCAACTATTTCAAATCCTGATTTTATAAGGCTTCAAGAACAATATCTTACGGTAAATAGTAGAATTACTTTTGCAGAACAGGAATATCGCAGGCAAAAGGAATTGTTTGATAATGATGCAGGTGCCAAAAAGAATTTACAAAGTTCGAGTACAGAATTAAATTCGCTTCGTACCCAACGTGCTTCAATACAAAGACAACTACAATTAATGGGCATATCTCCTTCAAAAGTAAATAATGGTAATTTGCGTGATGGCTTAGTAATTGTTTCACCAATTAGTGGTTATGTGAGTAATGTTATCGCACAGATTGGAAGTTATGTAGATATTGCTTCACCAATTTTAGATGTGATTGACAACAATTCACTTCATTTAGATTTACAAGTTTTTGAAAAAGATTTACCTAAAATAAAAGTTGGACAAGTAGTACACTTTTATCTAACGAATAATCCAGAAGCGGAGTATGACGCAAAAGTGTACAGTATTGGTTCATCATTTTCAAACGATAACAAGACGATCTCTGTTCATTGTTCTGTAAATGGCAATAAAAAGGGTTTAATTGACGGAATGAACATCACTGGTATTGTCAGTCTTAGCAATGTAACAACTCCAGCTGTACCCAATGATGCTATTGTAAATGCCGACGGAAAATATTATATTTTTGTGCAAACCGATAAAAAAGCAGAAGAGCATCACGAAGAAGAAAGCCATAAAGAAGATGAGGAAACTGAACATAAGGAAGATACAAGCAATATAAATTTTGAAAAAGTAGAAGTATTGAAAGGGGTATCTGATATGGGTTACACCGCAGTAACATTTGTAAATGAAATTCCTGCCAATGCAAAGATTGTAGTAAAAGGTGCGTTTTTCGTCAATGCAAAACTAAGCAATGCAGGTGGTCACGAACATTAA
- the merTP gene encoding mercuric transport protein MerTP, with product MKTDNKLIGTGLLTAIAASLCCITPVLALIAGTSGLASTFSWLEPFRPYFIGLTILVLGFAWYQKLKPQKKIDCKCETTEKPNFMQTKSFLGIITIMTALLLSFPIYAHIFFPKTESKAIITQTLKLRKVEFTIKGMTCSGCEHHVKTEVSKLKGIVEVVVSYEKGNAIVKFDNKQTSIIEIEKAINSTGYKSIKSKIIS from the coding sequence ATGAAAACGGACAACAAACTAATCGGGACTGGACTTTTGACAGCAATTGCAGCTTCATTGTGTTGTATTACACCAGTGTTGGCTCTAATAGCAGGAACAAGCGGACTTGCTTCAACTTTTTCTTGGCTCGAACCTTTCCGACCATATTTTATCGGTTTAACAATTTTAGTGCTTGGTTTTGCTTGGTATCAAAAGTTGAAACCACAAAAGAAAATTGACTGTAAATGTGAAACAACTGAAAAACCAAATTTTATGCAAACAAAATCATTTTTAGGAATTATTACCATTATGACGGCTTTACTTTTATCATTTCCAATTTATGCCCACATCTTTTTTCCAAAGACTGAAAGTAAAGCAATTATTACCCAAACTTTAAAACTTCGAAAAGTTGAGTTTACAATTAAAGGAATGACTTGTTCAGGTTGTGAACACCACGTTAAAACGGAAGTTAGTAAACTAAAAGGAATTGTGGAAGTTGTGGTTTCTTATGAGAAAGGCAATGCCATTGTTAAGTTTGACAACAAACAAACAAGTATTATAGAAATTGAAAAAGCTATCAATTCGACAGGTTATAAATCAATAAAAAGTAAAATTATATCATAA
- a CDS encoding VOC family protein, whose protein sequence is MIRLIKTIPVFPVRNIDKAVMFYKAQFGFDCRHKETTFAILIRDGIELHLWASCNNNWKWKNIFLFLKPISSGTESFLAGTHSCRIEV, encoded by the coding sequence ATGATACGACTAATAAAGACTATACCCGTATTTCCTGTTCGAAATATTGATAAAGCAGTTATGTTTTACAAAGCCCAATTTGGTTTTGATTGCCGACATAAGGAAACAACTTTTGCAATATTAATTAGGGATGGTATAGAATTGCATTTATGGGCTTCTTGTAATAATAACTGGAAATGGAAAAATATTTTTTTATTTCTCAAACCGATTAGTAGCGGAACAGAAAGTTTTTTGGCAGGTACACACAGTTGTAGAATTGAAGTATAA
- a CDS encoding methyltransferase family protein → MIWLKFYLPVYLVLYMMVAFVLPSYRTYKQTGINPVTFGKTDNAHDCIGFVMKVLIALLFVAVFIYSFSDKIYQYLVPISYLMKDVFLIIGLILIHFSLLWISVAQYQMSNSWRIGIDENNKTELITKGLFSYSRNPIFLGMIISVAGIFFILPNALTFFLMLTTYIVIQIQIRLEEEFLEKQHGEQYLIYKKTTKRLL, encoded by the coding sequence ATGATTTGGTTAAAATTTTATTTGCCGGTGTATTTGGTGTTGTATATGATGGTAGCTTTTGTGCTGCCATCATACCGCACCTACAAGCAAACAGGTATCAATCCCGTAACTTTTGGCAAAACAGATAATGCACACGATTGTATCGGTTTTGTGATGAAGGTATTGATAGCATTGCTCTTCGTTGCGGTATTCATCTATTCGTTCAGCGATAAAATATATCAATATTTAGTGCCGATTTCTTATTTAATGAAAGACGTGTTTTTAATCATTGGATTAATTCTGATACACTTTTCATTACTATGGATTTCTGTAGCGCAATATCAAATGAGTAACAGTTGGCGCATTGGTATCGATGAAAATAATAAAACCGAATTAATCACAAAAGGATTATTCTCTTACAGCCGGAACCCGATTTTTTTAGGAATGATAATCAGTGTTGCAGGAATATTTTTTATACTACCCAATGCACTTACATTTTTCTTGATGCTTACTACCTATATCGTTATTCAAATTCAGATAAGATTAGAAGAAGAGTTTTTGGAAAAACAACACGGAGAACAATATTTAATTTATAAAAAAACAACTAAAAGACTACTCTAA
- a CDS encoding ArsR/SmtB family transcription factor, producing MDNTSCIRQKADIKQINRCKERVSELHGSFDYLSNGLELAGNNVRLKILFLLYEEKRLCVCDLSDILGMTISAISQHLRKLKDRKLIETEREAQTIFYSLTKEYEKMLEPFFKVLDDNKILETI from the coding sequence ATGGATAATACTTCGTGCATAAGACAAAAGGCAGACATTAAACAAATTAATCGCTGTAAAGAACGAGTTTCAGAACTCCACGGTTCGTTTGACTATTTGTCTAACGGACTTGAATTGGCGGGAAACAATGTAAGGTTGAAAATTCTGTTTCTTCTTTATGAAGAAAAACGACTTTGTGTTTGTGATTTAAGCGATATTCTTGGTATGACAATTTCAGCAATTTCTCAGCACTTGCGAAAACTCAAAGACCGAAAGCTTATTGAAACCGAAAGAGAGGCACAAACCATTTTTTATTCATTGACCAAAGAGTATGAAAAAATGCTGGAACCATTTTTTAAAGTACTCGATGATAACAAAATTTTAGAAACAATATGA
- a CDS encoding heavy metal translocating P-type ATPase: MEHKHKYDAQGKQLCCTPQEEKIYTDANAKKLLEKHHDNDGHNHEHSDDDGHNHGSTDKSTIQMFLPAIISFVLLMIAIAFDNWFPQSWFTGWVRIVWYIVAYAPVGFPVIKEAFESIRKSDVFSEFLLMSIATIGAFAIGEYPEGVAVMLFYAVGEVFQTLAVTRAKANIKTLLDQRPDEVTILENNQPKTVKAETVNIGNIIQLKPGEKLGLDGELLSETASFNTAALTGESKPDTKTKGETVLAGMINLKTVAQVKVTTAYTDSKLSKILELVQNATAQKAPTELFIRKFAKIYTPIVVLLAVLITVVPYFFVDDYLFSQWLYRALVFLVISCPCALVISIPLGYFGGIGAASKNGILFKGSNFLDAIANIQNVVMDKTGTMTEGVFKVQEVILKSEFSKDEILKMVNALESQSTHPVASAIHQFVGEIDSSIKLDNIEEIAGHGLKAIVNGKELLVGNFKLMDKFNIVYDLDPSTIVYTLIAIAYDGKFAGYITIADSIKEDAQLTIDKLKALGVKTTMLSGDKSTVVKFVADKLGINNAFGDLLPEDKVNKVKEIKIENETVAFVGDGVNDAPVVALSDVGIAMGGLGSDATIETADVVIQDDKPSKIPMAINIGKQTKKIVWQNITLAFAVKAIFLILGAGGLATMWEAVFADVGVALLAILNAIRIQRMKFV, from the coding sequence ATGGAACACAAACATAAATACGATGCACAAGGCAAACAGCTTTGCTGCACACCACAAGAAGAAAAAATATATACCGATGCCAATGCTAAAAAATTATTAGAAAAGCATCACGACAATGACGGTCACAACCACGAACACAGTGATGATGACGGCCACAACCACGGAAGTACCGATAAATCTACCATTCAAATGTTTTTACCTGCCATTATCAGTTTTGTTTTACTGATGATTGCTATTGCATTTGATAATTGGTTTCCTCAATCCTGGTTCACAGGTTGGGTAAGGATTGTTTGGTACATTGTTGCTTATGCTCCGGTTGGTTTTCCTGTTATTAAAGAAGCATTTGAAAGCATCCGCAAAAGCGATGTATTTTCAGAATTTTTATTGATGAGCATTGCCACTATCGGAGCTTTCGCCATTGGCGAATATCCGGAAGGAGTTGCCGTAATGTTGTTTTATGCGGTTGGCGAAGTGTTTCAAACTTTGGCGGTTACAAGAGCCAAAGCCAATATCAAAACCTTGCTCGACCAAAGACCCGATGAAGTAACGATTTTAGAAAATAACCAACCTAAAACTGTAAAAGCAGAAACCGTCAACATCGGCAATATCATTCAATTAAAACCCGGAGAAAAATTAGGATTGGATGGCGAATTGTTATCCGAAACTGCATCATTCAATACCGCCGCATTGACTGGAGAAAGCAAGCCAGACACCAAAACCAAAGGCGAAACTGTTTTAGCAGGAATGATAAATTTAAAGACCGTTGCACAGGTAAAAGTAACCACAGCATATACCGATAGCAAGCTCTCAAAGATTTTGGAATTGGTACAAAACGCTACTGCTCAAAAAGCACCAACAGAATTATTCATTCGAAAATTTGCAAAAATTTACACACCAATTGTGGTGTTATTGGCAGTGCTTATTACTGTAGTTCCTTACTTTTTTGTTGATGATTACTTGTTCAGTCAATGGCTATACAGAGCATTGGTTTTCCTTGTTATTTCTTGTCCTTGTGCTTTGGTTATAAGTATTCCTTTAGGATACTTTGGTGGAATTGGTGCTGCTTCCAAAAATGGAATTTTATTTAAAGGAAGCAATTTCTTAGACGCCATCGCTAATATCCAAAATGTAGTGATGGATAAAACAGGAACAATGACAGAAGGCGTTTTCAAAGTGCAAGAAGTAATATTAAAATCAGAATTTAGTAAAGACGAAATCTTGAAAATGGTTAACGCTTTGGAAAGTCAAAGTACACATCCTGTTGCTTCCGCAATACATCAATTTGTTGGGGAAATAGACAGTTCTATAAAGTTAGATAACATAGAAGAAATTGCGGGTCACGGATTAAAAGCTATCGTTAACGGAAAAGAGTTATTGGTAGGAAACTTTAAACTGATGGATAAGTTTAATATCGTTTATGATTTAGACCCAAGTACAATTGTTTACACCCTAATCGCCATAGCCTATGATGGAAAATTTGCAGGTTATATTACCATAGCAGACAGTATAAAAGAAGATGCACAATTAACCATTGATAAGTTAAAAGCCTTAGGTGTAAAAACAACAATGTTGAGTGGCGATAAAAGTACAGTTGTAAAGTTTGTTGCAGATAAATTGGGCATCAATAATGCCTTTGGCGATTTATTACCCGAAGACAAAGTAAATAAAGTAAAAGAAATCAAAATCGAGAATGAAACCGTGGCATTTGTAGGCGATGGCGTGAATGATGCACCAGTGGTAGCTTTGAGCGATGTTGGTATTGCGATGGGAGGTTTGGGAAGTGATGCAACTATTGAAACTGCCGATGTAGTAATCCAAGATGACAAACCGAGTAAAATTCCGATGGCAATCAATATTGGTAAACAAACCAAGAAAATAGTGTGGCAAAATATCACGTTAGCATTTGCGGTAAAAGCAATTTTTTTAATTCTCGGAGCAGGTGGATTAGCTACAATGTGGGAAGCCGTTTTCGCCGATGTGGGTGTAGCATTATTGGCTATACTAAATGCCATAAGAATACAACGAATGAAATTTGTTTAG
- a CDS encoding RteC domain-containing protein, with protein MDKFYKKTLYELETTIHELEIETEYPIQRIEAVIVLIVNSLSKLKEFVLKKGFKNIDEEILFFKYQKPVIVSKLIYYNAIYKIETRRPYGNKRIKKYLSKELKKLQRFFKNNLDFYKYYRSNNSFVDEKFFVRGKHDIRLWLDTFYFEADHRFSTSHDYKVAKIIANDLIQVY; from the coding sequence ATGGATAAATTTTATAAGAAAACACTGTATGAGCTGGAAACAACAATCCACGAATTAGAAATTGAAACCGAATATCCAATCCAAAGAATAGAAGCTGTAATAGTTCTTATTGTAAATTCTTTGTCTAAGTTAAAGGAGTTCGTCTTAAAAAAGGGATTTAAGAATATTGATGAAGAAATCCTATTTTTTAAATATCAGAAACCTGTTATTGTTTCAAAACTAATTTACTACAATGCCATCTATAAAATTGAAACGAGAAGACCTTATGGAAATAAGCGCATCAAGAAATATTTGTCCAAAGAACTCAAAAAGCTACAAAGGTTCTTTAAGAACAATCTTGATTTTTATAAGTATTACCGCAGCAATAATTCTTTCGTTGACGAGAAGTTTTTTGTACGTGGCAAGCACGATATAAGGCTATGGTTAGACACTTTTTACTTTGAGGCAGACCACCGTTTTTCTACTTCGCACGATTACAAGGTTGCCAAGATAATAGCCAATGACCTGATACAAGTTTATTAG